One stretch of Methanobacterium aggregans DNA includes these proteins:
- a CDS encoding PRC-barrel domain-containing protein, translated as MVELSSLYNLDVYTTRGNYVGRIQDVILNIKKGRVSTLKAVAMKADKKNVGLKDVIKTSIRIVPEDDEIRPLKEEGTIDISYDRVQAVGDILLISPEVRETPTAITQEEP; from the coding sequence ATGGTGGAGTTATCAAGCCTGTACAATTTGGATGTGTACACAACACGTGGAAATTACGTCGGAAGAATCCAGGATGTTATCCTGAACATAAAAAAAGGCAGGGTTTCAACCTTAAAAGCCGTGGCCATGAAAGCTGACAAAAAGAATGTTGGTCTTAAAGACGTTATAAAAACCAGCATACGCATAGTCCCAGAAGACGATGAAATCCGACCTCTCAAGGAAGAAGGAACAATAGATATATCATACGATAGGGTTCAGGCAGTTGGTGACATTCTCCTAATCAGTCCTGAAGTACGTGAAACACCAACAGCCATAACTCAAGAGGAACCATAA
- a CDS encoding aspartate dehydrogenase yields MRVGILGCGAIANIITNFAVEGKLGVDLKFFYDRDLERAENLASQVDGTVALKLEDMLDNVDLVIEAAAPQAVGEVVPQVLEAGVDVIIMSVGALLNNELRKRLEKTASENNAKIYAPSGAIVGLDGIKAASIGKIQSASLVTRKPPKSLGIVTDEEQVLYEGKAGEAVQKFPMNINVAASLSLACGREVDVKIIADPSVNRNMHEVHVVGDFGEFTTITKNMRCSMNPKTSVLAAYSAIKLLKSLNENIRVGT; encoded by the coding sequence ATGAGGGTTGGGATACTTGGCTGCGGCGCCATAGCTAACATAATCACTAATTTTGCAGTTGAAGGAAAGCTTGGCGTTGACCTGAAATTTTTTTATGACAGAGACCTGGAACGGGCTGAAAACCTGGCATCACAGGTTGATGGAACTGTTGCCCTTAAACTGGAGGACATGCTGGACAATGTCGACCTTGTTATAGAGGCTGCAGCCCCACAGGCAGTTGGAGAAGTGGTTCCCCAGGTACTTGAAGCTGGGGTTGACGTCATCATCATGAGTGTTGGTGCCCTTTTAAACAACGAGCTTCGGAAAAGGCTTGAGAAAACTGCATCAGAGAATAATGCAAAGATATACGCACCATCTGGAGCCATTGTAGGACTTGATGGTATCAAAGCAGCTTCAATAGGTAAGATACAGAGTGCCTCACTTGTAACGCGTAAACCTCCAAAATCCCTTGGAATTGTAACAGATGAGGAACAGGTTCTCTACGAGGGAAAAGCTGGAGAGGCTGTTCAAAAGTTTCCAATGAACATAAACGTGGCTGCATCTTTAAGCCTGGCCTGTGGAAGGGAAGTGGATGTTAAAATCATAGCAGACCCCTCAGTTAACAGGAACATGCATGAAGTTCATGTGGTTGGAGACTTCGGAGAGTTCACAACAATAACAAAAAATATGCGATGCTCAATGAACCCTAAAACAAGTGTTCTTGCAGCCTACTCTGCAATCAAACTTCTTAAAAGTTTGAATGAAAACATACGTGTGGGCACCTGA
- a CDS encoding tRNA(His) guanylyltransferase Thg1 family protein → MKECEIFSNLKIPCGSKILLRMDGRGFSKLSRRIGFKKPYDIDFARAMVESCRMFSEEFAPSLVYTFSDEINVLLSDVPFGGRVEKLDSVFSGFISSAFTVSLMKVPTFRKYMDGSKPISFDCRIIPVSRDMVVDYFKNRQDEAWRNCINGYAYWMLREDHSKEEAVELLQMKKSRDLHELIFERGINIVEVPAWQRRGIGMYKKRVQVEGYNPISRKNVVSERLKLLEDWNLPLFDETFLKNTEIL, encoded by the coding sequence ATGAAGGAATGTGAAATTTTCTCCAATCTGAAGATTCCCTGCGGGTCCAAGATCCTTTTGAGAATGGATGGACGGGGTTTTTCAAAGCTCTCCCGGAGAATTGGATTTAAAAAACCCTACGATATAGATTTTGCCAGGGCAATGGTTGAAAGCTGCAGGATGTTCTCAGAGGAGTTTGCCCCATCCTTGGTTTACACCTTCTCAGATGAGATAAACGTACTGCTCTCAGACGTTCCATTTGGGGGGCGTGTTGAGAAGCTGGACTCTGTTTTTTCAGGTTTCATATCCAGTGCATTCACAGTATCCCTCATGAAGGTGCCTACCTTCAGGAAGTACATGGATGGATCCAAACCCATATCCTTCGACTGTCGCATCATACCAGTATCCAGGGACATGGTTGTTGATTACTTCAAAAACAGGCAGGACGAAGCCTGGAGAAACTGTATCAACGGATACGCCTACTGGATGCTCAGGGAGGATCACAGCAAAGAGGAAGCTGTTGAACTACTGCAGATGAAAAAAAGCCGGGACTTACATGAACTGATATTTGAAAGGGGGATCAACATAGTGGAAGTTCCTGCATGGCAGAGGCGGGGAATTGGAATGTACAAGAAGAGGGTTCAGGTTGAAGGTTACAATCCCATATCCCGGAAAAATGTTGTATCTGAACGTTTAAAACTCTTAGAGGACTGGAATCTGCCCCTATTTGATGAAACATTTTTAAAAAATACTGAAATCCTTTAA
- a CDS encoding Mov34/MPN/PAD-1 family protein, with the protein MLGFGRKKIEYVQIDSELIEEIMNIAKEAYPNEFSAMLQGKVEDNILKIEGLIFLPGAASESGAVMEIFMMPMLTDAVGSVHSHPGYDASPSTADLQFFSKQGSFHIIIAQPYDVDSIRAYDTFGEPAEFEIV; encoded by the coding sequence ATGTTGGGATTTGGAAGGAAAAAAATCGAATATGTGCAGATCGACAGTGAGCTCATTGAAGAAATCATGAACATTGCAAAGGAAGCTTATCCAAATGAATTCAGTGCAATGCTCCAGGGAAAAGTTGAGGATAATATTTTAAAGATAGAAGGACTGATATTTCTCCCGGGAGCTGCCTCTGAAAGCGGCGCTGTAATGGAGATATTCATGATGCCCATGTTAACAGATGCAGTTGGCTCTGTGCACAGCCATCCTGGATACGATGCAAGCCCATCAACTGCAGACCTCCAGTTCTTCTCAAAACAGGGCTCATTCCATATTATAATAGCCCAACCATATGATGTTGACAGTATCAGGGCTTACGATACCTTTGGCGAGCCTGCAGAATTTGAAATTGTCTGA
- the serA gene encoding phosphoglycerate dehydrogenase yields MKVLIADQINEKGIDELKDAAEVVVDTSITKEDLLKVIKDFDAIVIRSRTKLTADVIAAADKLKIIARAGVGVDNVDVPAATERGIMVVNAPESTSVTVAEHTIGIILSLARKIAIADKSVKEAKWEKKKFMGLELNCKTLGVIGMGRIGSQVVTRLKAFGMDTLVYDPYITEEAASELGVTVVDLETLLKNSDVMTIHVPLTPETKHLLAKPQFEIMKENAFIVNCARGGIINEEDLYEALKTGQIRGAGLDVFETEPPKNNPLCELDNVVLTPHIAASTAEAQRDAAIIVANEVKKVLKGESPKNVLNMPVLDPETFQVIKPYFKLTEKLGKFIIQTAKGNINEINITYCGELAEFQKKGVLTRMIIKEVLNPILTEPVNMVNAAAMAENRGIIITESKRCEAKGYKNLIKIDVKSDDTEMSIEGIFVGEPKIVMINGYKVDVETEGTMLIVRYRDIPGIIGSIGTKLGEHGINIAKMQVGRKELGGEAVMVLRVDQSVPSNVIEELKKLENVYDAVAVDL; encoded by the coding sequence ATGAAAGTACTTATCGCTGATCAAATAAATGAAAAAGGAATAGATGAGCTTAAAGATGCGGCAGAAGTTGTTGTGGACACTTCAATCACAAAAGAAGATCTTTTAAAGGTTATAAAAGATTTTGATGCCATAGTGATCCGAAGCAGAACCAAGTTAACTGCTGATGTCATAGCTGCTGCTGACAAACTCAAGATCATAGCAAGGGCTGGAGTTGGTGTTGACAACGTTGATGTTCCCGCAGCAACTGAAAGGGGAATAATGGTTGTAAATGCACCAGAATCAACATCAGTAACTGTTGCAGAACACACAATTGGAATCATACTCTCACTTGCAAGGAAAATAGCAATTGCAGACAAATCTGTTAAGGAAGCTAAATGGGAGAAGAAAAAATTCATGGGACTGGAGCTCAACTGCAAAACCCTTGGTGTTATTGGGATGGGAAGGATTGGAAGCCAGGTTGTAACCCGTTTAAAAGCATTTGGAATGGATACACTTGTCTACGACCCATACATAACTGAGGAAGCAGCATCAGAGCTTGGAGTAACAGTTGTTGACCTTGAAACCCTTCTTAAAAACTCAGATGTTATGACCATACACGTACCATTAACCCCTGAAACCAAACACCTCCTTGCAAAGCCACAGTTCGAGATAATGAAGGAAAATGCATTCATAGTTAACTGTGCAAGGGGAGGAATTATAAACGAAGAAGACCTTTACGAAGCATTAAAAACAGGCCAGATAAGGGGTGCAGGTCTCGATGTATTTGAAACTGAACCTCCAAAAAACAATCCCCTCTGCGAACTTGACAACGTTGTCCTGACACCACACATAGCTGCTTCAACAGCAGAAGCACAGAGAGATGCAGCAATAATCGTTGCAAATGAGGTTAAAAAGGTTCTAAAAGGTGAATCGCCCAAAAACGTTCTTAACATGCCGGTACTTGACCCTGAAACCTTTCAAGTCATAAAACCATACTTCAAACTCACAGAGAAACTTGGAAAATTCATTATACAAACAGCCAAAGGCAACATCAATGAGATTAACATCACTTACTGCGGAGAACTTGCAGAATTCCAGAAAAAAGGTGTTCTCACCAGGATGATAATCAAGGAAGTTTTGAACCCCATACTCACAGAACCAGTGAACATGGTGAATGCAGCTGCAATGGCTGAAAACAGGGGCATAATCATAACAGAATCTAAACGATGTGAGGCTAAGGGCTACAAAAACCTTATAAAAATTGATGTTAAATCCGATGACACAGAGATGAGTATCGAAGGAATCTTCGTTGGTGAACCAAAGATCGTCATGATAAACGGCTACAAGGTGGATGTTGAAACCGAGGGGACCATGTTAATCGTCAGATACAGGGACATACCTGGAATAATTGGTTCAATAGGCACAAAACTGGGGGAACACGGCATAAACATAGCTAAAATGCAGGTGGGTCGTAAAGAACTTGGTGGTGAAGCTGTCATGGTTCTGCGTGTTGACCAGAGTGTTCCATCCAACGTGATCGAAGAACTTAAAAAGCTTGAAAATGTTTACGACGCTGTTGCAGTGGATTTGTAA
- a CDS encoding heavy metal-binding domain-containing protein: MVSVDEFIIVSSNYIPGYEVLETKGFVYGLTVRSRGVGGQVGAGIRSMFGGEIKEYVQMMEQSRNEALERLIQHAEEMGANAVISTRYDSNDVANIMQEILAYGTAVVAQKVEE; encoded by the coding sequence ATGGTTTCTGTGGATGAATTCATAATCGTTAGCTCAAACTACATTCCAGGATACGAAGTTCTGGAAACCAAGGGATTTGTATACGGACTTACTGTGAGAAGCAGGGGTGTTGGAGGGCAGGTCGGTGCAGGAATCCGTTCTATGTTTGGTGGAGAGATAAAGGAGTACGTGCAGATGATGGAACAGTCAAGGAACGAAGCCCTTGAAAGATTGATCCAGCACGCTGAGGAAATGGGTGCAAATGCAGTTATAAGCACACGTTACGATTCAAACGATGTTGCAAACATAATGCAGGAAATACTTGCCTACGGAACTGCAGTGGTTGCCCAGAAAGTTGAAGAGTAA
- a CDS encoding transcriptional regulator codes for MQGNIPAQRDHILVQINELLSSHGFETSNIYDRSCFDMVARNEFLLLLMKVLINVDGFTGEQAEEIKKLSSMFMASPLIVGLKSKSELLEEDVVYERHGIPVIAIETLRSMVLEEIYPEIFADRGGYFVRMDGNVIKEAREEQNLSLKDLADLAHVSRETIYKYEHGMVRAFPETAMILESILNMRITLSVDLFKVPEHETTVTRPNAKTGKTENQPRKLVDLGFGVVPTNRTPFDALAKPEAEVLRDIQKNQGPLITNLEKNRNQTVLKKMAVNVKDLSGVTGTDAVFIMEGKRNLKCIEGIPVVHSWEMEEMKTSKEFLRVVRERKECS; via the coding sequence ATGCAAGGTAACATCCCCGCTCAAAGAGATCATATTTTAGTTCAAATAAACGAGCTTCTATCAAGTCATGGTTTTGAAACTTCTAATATATATGATAGAAGCTGCTTCGATATGGTTGCAAGAAATGAATTTCTACTTCTCCTAATGAAGGTTCTCATAAATGTTGACGGCTTCACAGGAGAACAGGCAGAGGAAATAAAAAAATTATCAAGCATGTTCATGGCATCACCACTCATAGTGGGTCTTAAATCTAAAAGTGAATTATTGGAAGAGGACGTTGTTTATGAACGACATGGAATACCTGTAATTGCCATTGAAACCCTGCGGAGCATGGTCCTTGAGGAGATATATCCTGAAATATTCGCGGATCGTGGAGGATACTTCGTAAGGATGGATGGAAATGTGATAAAAGAAGCCAGGGAAGAACAGAACCTTTCCTTGAAGGATCTTGCGGATCTTGCCCATGTATCAAGGGAAACCATCTACAAGTACGAACATGGAATGGTACGTGCATTTCCAGAAACTGCAATGATCCTTGAGAGCATCTTAAACATGAGGATAACACTTTCAGTGGATCTTTTTAAGGTTCCAGAACATGAAACAACTGTTACAAGGCCCAATGCAAAAACTGGTAAAACTGAAAACCAGCCAAGAAAACTGGTTGACCTTGGCTTTGGTGTGGTACCAACCAACAGAACACCATTTGATGCCCTTGCAAAGCCTGAAGCAGAGGTTTTACGTGACATCCAGAAAAATCAGGGCCCATTAATAACTAACCTTGAAAAAAACAGGAACCAAACTGTTTTAAAGAAGATGGCAGTGAATGTGAAGGATCTTTCAGGAGTAACAGGTACTGATGCAGTTTTCATAATGGAAGGTAAAAGGAACTTGAAATGTATCGAGGGAATTCCAGTGGTTCACAGCTGGGAAATGGAAGAGATGAAAACTTCAAAGGAATTTCTAAGGGTTGTGCGCGAACGTAAAGAGTGCAGTTAA
- a CDS encoding tRNA(Ile)(2)-agmatinylcytidine synthase produces MNDMSNVLLNDVLYVGIDDTDSQEGMCTTYITCVIIRELKDCGFKIQGYPRLIRLNPFARFKTRGNGALSFKLLVDSDEEIEKAKKIVLKEVEELSELGEERTNPGVVFYSGKITHELKEFSIRTIQNIVTIEEAEELATSVGAEFFKFKKGRGIIGALAAIGCPLDDRTYEFLAYRTPENRGTERMIGHESVREMNRQTYPETFDNVDDGYTAIEPHTPCPVLYGIRGESPEAVKKAHDMVEVGETIESYCIFKSNQHTDMHLQFIDEISEMEQFKCYIFEAEVSQNPHVIEGGHIIFTAADGSGEIECAAYEPTKQFRDVVRKLAQGDKLRIYGGIGEKGTLNVEKFEILELAPTYKTLNPICKCGKRMKSAGAGKGYKCPKCGEKLREAEKEKIPVSRSIEKGFYEVPPSARRHLSKPIVRMGESD; encoded by the coding sequence ATGAATGATATGAGTAATGTATTGTTGAATGATGTATTGTACGTTGGCATTGATGACACTGATTCCCAGGAGGGAATGTGCACCACTTATATAACTTGTGTTATAATTCGTGAACTTAAAGATTGTGGTTTTAAAATCCAGGGCTACCCGCGTCTAATACGCCTTAACCCATTTGCACGTTTCAAAACCCGTGGAAACGGTGCATTATCCTTTAAATTACTGGTTGATTCAGATGAAGAAATTGAAAAAGCTAAAAAAATTGTTTTAAAGGAAGTTGAAGAACTTTCAGAGCTTGGGGAGGAGAGGACGAATCCTGGAGTTGTGTTCTACAGTGGAAAGATCACCCATGAGTTGAAAGAATTCTCAATCAGAACCATACAAAATATAGTAACCATAGAAGAAGCAGAAGAACTTGCAACCAGTGTGGGGGCAGAATTCTTTAAATTTAAGAAGGGAAGGGGAATAATTGGTGCACTTGCAGCCATAGGATGCCCCCTTGATGATCGGACCTACGAATTTCTGGCATACAGAACCCCTGAAAACCGTGGAACTGAAAGGATGATAGGCCATGAATCTGTCAGGGAGATGAACAGACAGACCTACCCTGAAACCTTTGACAACGTTGATGATGGTTACACTGCAATAGAACCCCACACACCCTGTCCTGTTTTGTATGGTATACGTGGTGAAAGCCCTGAAGCTGTAAAAAAAGCCCATGATATGGTGGAGGTTGGTGAAACCATTGAAAGTTACTGCATCTTCAAAAGCAACCAGCACACAGATATGCACCTCCAATTTATTGATGAGATCAGTGAAATGGAACAGTTCAAGTGCTACATATTCGAGGCAGAGGTATCCCAGAATCCCCATGTGATCGAGGGAGGTCATATCATATTCACAGCGGCTGATGGATCCGGGGAGATTGAATGTGCTGCCTACGAACCAACCAAGCAGTTTCGAGATGTTGTGCGGAAACTGGCCCAGGGTGACAAGCTCAGGATCTACGGAGGGATAGGTGAAAAGGGAACTCTAAACGTTGAGAAGTTCGAGATCCTGGAACTTGCACCCACCTACAAAACACTTAACCCCATCTGCAAATGCGGAAAGCGTATGAAATCAGCAGGTGCTGGTAAAGGTTACAAATGCCCTAAATGCGGTGAAAAACTTCGTGAAGCTGAAAAAGAGAAGATACCAGTTTCAAGGAGTATTGAAAAGGGTTTCTATGAAGTTCCGCCGTCTGCAAGGAGGCACCTGAGCAAGCCCATTGTGAGGATGGGTGAATCTGATTAA